In one Planctomycetota bacterium genomic region, the following are encoded:
- the bioD gene encoding dethiobiotin synthase produces MPKSNKSLSVFITGTDTGVGKTVVTTSLALALKQKGYDVGIMKPIASGAKQRAKGKEQRVRLISEDAELLVKATGVKDSLSLVNPICLKLPLAPSLAAGLTKRKVNLANIFSAYKVLKARHRVMLVEGVGGLMVPLKGKYLVADLVRDMKLPLLVVTRPSLGTINHTLLTIKSARDYGLKVIGFIINYHAPFKKGLAEKYAAKTISEFSGVSCLGEIGYLEKTRGIKPCGKIAEKFVRSY; encoded by the coding sequence ATGCCGAAGTCAAATAAATCATTATCAGTGTTTATTACGGGCACGGATACCGGAGTGGGCAAAACCGTCGTCACGACATCCCTGGCGCTGGCCCTGAAGCAAAAAGGATATGATGTCGGCATAATGAAACCAATTGCCTCAGGAGCAAAGCAAAGGGCAAAGGGCAAAGAGCAAAGAGTAAGGCTGATATCTGAGGATGCGGAATTATTGGTTAAAGCAACAGGCGTAAAAGACTCGCTTAGCTTGGTTAATCCAATATGTTTAAAGCTGCCTCTGGCACCGTCGCTGGCTGCCGGGCTGACCAAGCGAAAAGTAAACCTTGCTAATATATTTTCCGCTTATAAGGTTCTAAAGGCGCGGCACAGAGTAATGCTGGTTGAAGGAGTGGGGGGCTTAATGGTCCCGCTTAAAGGAAAATATCTAGTGGCGGATTTGGTTCGTGATATGAAACTGCCCCTGCTCGTTGTCACGCGGCCGTCTTTGGGCACGATTAATCATACATTACTGACTATAAAATCAGCCCGTGATTACGGCTTAAAGGTGATTGGGTTTATCATAAACTATCACGCGCCGTTTAAAAAGGGACTGGCGGAAAAATACGCCGCTAAAACCATCAGCGAATTTTCAGGGGTTTCCTGCTTGGGTGAGATTGGGTATCTCGAGAAGACCCGCGGTATTAAACCCTGCGGTAAGATTGCGGAAAAATTTGTAAGAAGTTATTAG
- a CDS encoding MotA/TolQ/ExbB proton channel family protein, giving the protein MFEIISKGGFFIWPLLVCSVISLAVIIDRFFALRRGRREFAAFVKEFIPTLEKKGIKESIEFCRKSRVPLARIYEKGLEDYQSRMDKERTKQIMQEIAGLELPSLERGLKILSVIAHISPLLGFLGTVTGMINAFQTIQSATASGEPAGPGMLAGGIWEALITTAVGLIVAIPTYIAFAYFSNVVDKMTNDMERHSREMLEKL; this is encoded by the coding sequence ATGTTTGAAATAATCTCCAAAGGCGGATTTTTCATCTGGCCGCTCTTAGTTTGCTCGGTTATTTCACTTGCCGTGATAATCGACCGCTTTTTCGCCCTGCGCCGAGGCCGGCGCGAGTTTGCCGCGTTCGTAAAAGAATTTATTCCTACATTAGAAAAAAAAGGGATAAAGGAATCTATCGAATTCTGCAGGAAATCACGGGTTCCGCTGGCAAGAATCTACGAAAAAGGGCTGGAAGATTACCAATCCAGGATGGATAAAGAACGGACCAAACAGATAATGCAGGAAATCGCCGGGCTGGAACTGCCGTCACTGGAACGGGGCCTGAAAATACTTTCCGTAATTGCCCATATTTCCCCGCTTTTGGGATTTCTGGGGACGGTCACAGGAATGATAAACGCCTTCCAAACGATACAATCGGCAACCGCTTCCGGAGAACCGGCCGGGCCGGGTATGCTTGCGGGCGGCATCTGGGAAGCCCTGATAACCACAGCGGTCGGATTAATCGTTGCCATACCCACCTATATCGCTTTTGCCTATTTTTCCAATGTGGTCGATAAAATGACCAATGATATGGAGCGGCACAGCCGCGAAATGCTGGAAAAATTATGA
- a CDS encoding VWA domain-containing protein — MSPVRFEQPWILLACLPILAILFYFSGKGTAKRARWWISYTIRSIIVMLLVIILGGANFTVKSGNLCRIYLVDNSGSIFLNQMEALDAIQNDAKKLKPDDLAGLIVFGGNASVEIAPVKASEFKPSIQLNSSINKNQTDIEKALRTATETFPEGYQKEIMLFSDGLETTGYAKEIIPMLVNSSIKVNAMPIGAMNISDLAINEFSLPAVTTINQPVSGKIILSSTVQAEASLHIYETGKSVKQWNNLKLNKANPLTLSFELPPSDTAVQEFEAVLKTDNFNELCTVNNTARAITARKDKPSIFYCAGGQPTAELAQIIKTNGYFRLDEKKTFDNLNLYDGIIIDNLPLNELKKEELDAVKDFVHGGGGVLMMGGKKSYALGGYQGSMLEEISPVWFAPPHNIALAIILDRSGSMEEPITADSNKWSIARQALNEALKLLSGKDELEIIIFNDRYETIRALQKMSDLSDVNNLLKQIQPNGSTVILAPIRQKAFSDLAGTGTARKHIILISDGASTGGETKEDALKLGGELAGAGITISTIATGESVDEDFLKNVTNKETNGRFYRLSDFLTLSDFLKNDLSYYQGLYYEGETNIEIIAEKEWFTGINDLPQVDGYNRTSLKEDAESIIETKGNREPILSGRHYGKGKVFAFASALNKEWAKEWIDWQSLGEFWNIILSKMIPSGANGKTDLSIAHLVSEDNTLKINIRNAQNEHNLQFDIEIGKQGLNISRKQAEQTAPGQYEAAIPNLAEGSYTCNVYQTAARNTELVKTIPFVIPYSSEWKEFGQNHPLLAELAEKTAGTLVKDISNIEMPKKPSGETFSEHSQNTLILTIIFILILVDLIINLPWLTSRA; from the coding sequence ATGAGTCCAGTCAGATTCGAACAGCCCTGGATATTACTCGCTTGCCTGCCTATCCTGGCAATTCTCTTTTACTTTTCGGGTAAAGGTACGGCGAAACGGGCAAGATGGTGGATTTCTTATACTATCCGCAGTATTATCGTGATGCTCCTCGTTATAATTTTGGGCGGGGCAAACTTCACGGTGAAAAGCGGAAATCTGTGCAGGATTTATTTGGTGGATAATTCGGGAAGCATTTTCCTTAACCAGATGGAAGCGCTCGATGCCATCCAGAACGATGCCAAAAAGCTAAAGCCCGATGACCTGGCAGGATTAATAGTTTTCGGAGGAAATGCCTCGGTAGAAATTGCTCCGGTAAAGGCATCCGAATTCAAGCCCAGCATACAGCTTAATTCATCTATTAACAAAAACCAAACCGATATAGAAAAAGCCCTGCGCACGGCCACGGAAACATTCCCTGAAGGTTACCAGAAAGAAATAATGCTCTTTTCAGACGGCCTGGAAACCACCGGGTATGCAAAAGAAATTATTCCGATGCTGGTAAACAGCAGTATCAAAGTAAATGCCATGCCTATCGGAGCCATGAATATAAGCGACCTGGCAATCAATGAATTTTCCCTGCCCGCTGTGACAACGATTAACCAGCCGGTAAGCGGAAAAATAATCCTTTCGAGCACTGTCCAGGCAGAAGCATCACTCCATATTTACGAGACGGGAAAAAGCGTCAAACAGTGGAACAATCTTAAATTAAACAAGGCTAATCCGTTAACGCTCTCTTTCGAACTTCCCCCTTCGGATACGGCCGTGCAGGAATTTGAGGCAGTTTTGAAGACGGATAATTTTAATGAACTATGCACCGTGAATAATACAGCCAGGGCCATAACCGCAAGGAAAGACAAGCCATCCATATTTTATTGCGCCGGCGGCCAACCCACGGCGGAGCTTGCGCAAATCATCAAAACAAACGGTTATTTCAGGCTTGACGAAAAGAAAACATTTGACAACCTGAATTTATACGATGGAATCATTATTGATAACCTACCGCTTAATGAACTGAAAAAAGAAGAACTGGATGCGGTTAAGGATTTCGTGCACGGCGGCGGCGGGGTATTAATGATGGGAGGCAAAAAAAGTTATGCCCTAGGCGGCTATCAGGGTTCGATGCTGGAAGAAATCTCACCGGTCTGGTTCGCGCCTCCCCACAATATCGCCTTAGCAATAATTCTGGACCGTTCTGGAAGCATGGAAGAACCCATCACCGCGGACAGCAATAAGTGGTCGATCGCCCGGCAGGCCTTAAACGAAGCATTGAAACTCCTTTCCGGCAAGGACGAACTGGAAATCATTATTTTCAACGACCGCTACGAGACCATACGTGCCTTACAGAAGATGTCGGATTTATCCGATGTAAACAACCTCCTCAAGCAAATCCAGCCGAACGGCTCAACGGTAATACTTGCGCCAATCAGGCAAAAGGCATTTAGCGACCTGGCAGGCACCGGAACTGCACGCAAGCATATCATACTCATTTCTGACGGCGCCAGCACAGGAGGGGAAACCAAAGAAGATGCGTTGAAGCTGGGCGGAGAACTTGCCGGGGCGGGAATAACCATCTCAACCATTGCCACAGGAGAAAGCGTTGATGAGGATTTCCTTAAAAACGTCACCAATAAAGAAACTAACGGGCGTTTTTACCGGTTGTCCGATTTCCTGACATTATCCGATTTCCTTAAAAACGACCTCTCCTACTACCAGGGATTATATTATGAAGGCGAAACAAATATCGAAATCATTGCCGAGAAGGAATGGTTCACGGGAATTAATGACCTGCCGCAAGTGGATGGCTATAACCGGACGAGCCTCAAGGAAGACGCCGAATCAATCATAGAAACTAAGGGAAACCGCGAGCCGATACTTTCCGGACGGCATTACGGCAAAGGCAAGGTATTCGCCTTTGCATCAGCCCTTAATAAAGAATGGGCAAAAGAATGGATTGATTGGCAGAGCCTGGGAGAATTCTGGAATATTATTCTTTCCAAAATGATTCCATCAGGGGCAAACGGAAAAACCGATTTATCCATCGCCCACCTGGTTTCCGAAGATAACACATTGAAAATAAATATCCGCAATGCCCAAAACGAACACAACCTCCAATTCGATATTGAAATAGGAAAACAAGGGTTAAACATATCACGAAAACAGGCTGAACAAACTGCACCGGGCCAATATGAAGCCGCCATCCCCAACCTGGCCGAGGGCAGTTACACCTGCAACGTTTACCAAACGGCTGCCCGCAACACAGAATTAGTCAAAACGATCCCGTTTGTCATTCCGTACTCTTCCGAATGGAAAGAATTCGGACAGAACCATCCGTTACTTGCGGAGCTCGCGGAAAAAACCGCCGGCACGCTTGTAAAAGATATTTCGAACATTGAAATGCCCAAAAAACCGTCCGGGGAAACCTTTTCCGAGCACAGTCAAAATACGCTGATTTTAACGATAATCTTCATTTTAATCCTGGTCGATTTAATAATTAATTTGCCGTGGCTCACTTCCCGAGCCTGA
- a CDS encoding sigma-54-dependent Fis family transcriptional regulator, translated as MIYQINNGYCFVTGESPAMQKLIADAKRAAACNSNLLITGETGVGKEVTARFIHNESPRRNERFVVADCPALSSSLLETELFGHERGAFTGAESTRIGRFETAHKGTLLLDEISEIDMKLQAKLLGVLERKKLERVGSSASKDIDVRIIATTNLDLWESSRNKSFRQDLYFRLHVLHIEIPPLRERPDDIQPLVNYFLTKHCHENNLPMKSLSEKAMQLLMEYHWPGNIRELSNIIERTIVACPEKAIDTEYIMPALKTSVKTDLDTETLAGSRLVDVERKVITSTLNRFGGNKRKIAEILGISERTLRDKIRQYELINNERA; from the coding sequence ATGATATATCAGATTAATAACGGTTATTGCTTCGTGACAGGCGAAAGCCCGGCCATGCAAAAGCTCATTGCGGACGCAAAGAGAGCAGCCGCCTGCAATTCCAACCTGCTTATCACCGGGGAAACCGGCGTCGGCAAGGAAGTCACTGCGCGTTTCATCCATAACGAAAGCCCCAGAAGGAACGAAAGATTTGTCGTAGCGGACTGCCCTGCCCTTTCTTCCAGCCTTCTGGAAACGGAATTGTTCGGACATGAAAGAGGCGCCTTCACCGGAGCCGAATCCACCCGGATCGGCCGCTTTGAAACCGCCCATAAAGGGACACTGCTTCTCGATGAAATAAGCGAAATCGACATGAAACTGCAGGCAAAACTCTTGGGGGTGCTCGAAAGGAAAAAGCTGGAACGGGTCGGAAGCAGCGCTTCAAAAGATATCGATGTCCGGATTATTGCAACAACCAACCTGGATTTATGGGAATCAAGCAGGAACAAATCGTTCCGCCAGGACCTTTACTTCAGGCTGCATGTCCTCCATATTGAAATCCCCCCCTTAAGGGAACGGCCGGATGATATCCAGCCGCTGGTAAATTATTTTCTGACTAAACACTGTCATGAAAATAATTTGCCGATGAAATCATTGAGTGAAAAAGCCATGCAACTCCTGATGGAATACCACTGGCCGGGCAATATCCGTGAATTATCCAACATTATCGAACGGACGATTGTTGCTTGCCCGGAAAAGGCAATTGACACGGAATATATCATGCCCGCATTAAAAACAAGCGTAAAAACGGATTTGGATACAGAAACACTGGCAGGAAGCCGATTAGTTGACGTTGAACGTAAAGTAATCACGTCAACCCTAAACAGGTTTGGCGGAAACAAACGAAAGATTGCTGAGATTTTAGGCATCTCTGAACGGACACTGCGTGATAAAATCAGGCAATACGAATTGATAAATAATGAGAGGGCATAG
- a CDS encoding FliA/WhiG family RNA polymerase sigma factor: protein MQQTEKIPPEIRKVWVKYGKTKQQKYRDILIKNYLPIVKSVAEKLRMRLPNCVDLDDLVSAGVFGLADAINLFDLKRNIKFETYCVNRIRGSMLDELRDLDWVPRLVRTKEHQLDKAQSSIERRLGRQANPYEVAKEMKVSMKAYQDLKREASVTSILLFNYKKDISSENDRTTELFDLICDDKADDAFQQMLLQDLADHIKNDLSENERLVLQLYFYDDLTMKEIGKVLEISESRVSQIFNSVIHHLRRRFKRRQPEWLT, encoded by the coding sequence ATGCAACAAACGGAAAAAATACCGCCGGAAATAAGGAAGGTATGGGTAAAATACGGCAAGACAAAGCAGCAGAAATACCGCGATATCCTGATTAAAAACTATTTGCCGATAGTCAAAAGCGTTGCGGAAAAACTCCGCATGCGGCTGCCCAATTGTGTTGACTTGGATGACCTAGTCAGCGCCGGTGTTTTCGGCCTAGCAGACGCAATCAATCTCTTTGACCTGAAACGCAATATTAAATTCGAGACTTACTGCGTTAACCGTATTCGCGGCTCCATGCTGGATGAGCTGCGCGATCTGGACTGGGTGCCCCGGCTTGTCCGGACAAAAGAACATCAACTGGATAAAGCCCAGTCAAGCATTGAAAGGCGGCTCGGACGGCAAGCAAACCCCTATGAAGTGGCCAAAGAAATGAAAGTCTCGATGAAAGCTTACCAAGACTTAAAACGCGAGGCTTCCGTAACCAGCATCCTTCTCTTTAATTATAAGAAAGACATCTCCAGCGAAAATGACCGGACAACCGAACTCTTTGACCTGATTTGCGATGATAAGGCCGACGACGCCTTCCAGCAAATGCTTCTCCAGGATCTGGCCGACCACATAAAGAACGACCTTTCCGAAAATGAAAGACTGGTTCTCCAGCTTTATTTCTACGACGACCTGACTATGAAGGAAATCGGGAAAGTGCTGGAAATTTCTGAATCGCGCGTAAGCCAGATTTTTAACAGCGTGATACACCACCTGCGCCGACGTTTCAAAAGACGCCAGCCTGAATGGCTGACATAA
- a CDS encoding histidinol-phosphate transaminase, with the protein MNQLARQSIMSIKPYVPGKPIEEVARELGLTSPIIKLASNENPLGPSKHAIKSLKKQLGNLNLYPDDNCYYLSKALAEKFKITENELILGNGSVEILELVTQAFVNKGDEIVMAEDSFIMYKIVTAIAEGVRKAIPLKDYRHNLDAMADAVTEKTKAIFIANPNNPTGTMNTAEEVKRFMAKIPENIIVVFDEAYREYILRDDFPDSLQYFRQGKNVIILRTFSKIYGLAGLRLGYGIANQGIIEALRKVRLPFNVNSPAQIAGLAALNDESHVRRSIEINIQGKEFLYDKFKEIGLKYIPTEANFIYVLPPIDSAVFSQELMKSGIIVRHLPLQDINNGVRITIGTKSQNKKLIKRIKDIFKKHGIK; encoded by the coding sequence ATGAACCAATTAGCCAGGCAAAGCATCATGAGCATCAAGCCTTACGTTCCAGGAAAACCTATCGAAGAAGTTGCCAGGGAATTAGGATTAACAAGCCCCATTATAAAACTGGCTTCCAATGAAAACCCGCTCGGCCCTTCCAAGCACGCCATTAAATCCCTTAAAAAACAACTTGGAAATTTAAACCTCTACCCGGATGATAATTGCTATTACCTTTCAAAAGCCCTTGCAGAGAAATTCAAGATTACTGAGAACGAACTTATCCTGGGAAACGGCTCGGTGGAAATACTTGAGCTGGTCACCCAAGCATTTGTAAATAAAGGCGATGAAATCGTCATGGCGGAAGACAGTTTTATAATGTACAAAATAGTCACGGCAATTGCTGAAGGCGTCCGGAAAGCAATTCCTTTAAAAGATTACCGGCATAACCTTGACGCAATGGCGGATGCGGTCACGGAAAAAACTAAGGCAATCTTTATCGCCAACCCAAACAACCCCACCGGAACCATGAATACGGCGGAGGAGGTCAAGCGGTTTATGGCTAAGATACCGGAAAATATCATCGTGGTCTTTGACGAAGCCTACCGCGAATACATCTTGCGGGATGATTTCCCTGATTCGCTCCAGTATTTCCGCCAAGGCAAAAACGTCATAATACTGCGGACATTCTCTAAGATTTACGGCCTGGCCGGCTTAAGGCTGGGCTACGGCATTGCCAACCAGGGAATAATAGAGGCGCTACGCAAAGTAAGGCTGCCGTTTAACGTCAATAGCCCAGCCCAGATTGCCGGGTTGGCCGCGCTGAACGACGAAAGCCACGTAAGGCGCAGCATCGAGATAAACATCCAGGGAAAAGAATTCCTTTATGATAAGTTCAAGGAAATCGGATTAAAATACATCCCTACCGAAGCTAATTTTATATATGTCCTGCCGCCTATAGACAGCGCAGTTTTTTCCCAGGAACTGATGAAAAGCGGCATTATCGTGCGCCACCTGCCCTTGCAGGATATAAACAACGGCGTGCGCATAACTATCGGAACAAAATCGCAAAACAAGAAATTAATCAAACGCATTAAAGACATTTTTAAAAAGCACGGCATAAAATAA